In a single window of the Natronosalvus caseinilyticus genome:
- a CDS encoding RNA-guided endonuclease InsQ/TnpB family protein, whose translation MKRVNTFEVVPQTENDKECLLRLLDASASLWNELTYERRQNYFGNGDVWDTSEYRGQYNGVVGSATGQQVTRKNSEAWRSFFALKEKGEYANPPSYWGNEEDGRELRTYIRCNQYTIQWGKRSRLEIPVGQELKDEYGLGYHERLRLEVRGNPKWDGRRGRLELEYDEVSDTFRAFQPVTVPDSRLDSPLASEEAALDVGANNLVACSTTTGNQYLYDGRELFGRFRETTDEIACLQSKLPERRSLSESRKTESSGRLREGRYSSKRIRRLYRQRTKRRDHAQNALLRDLVERLYDEGVATVYVGDLTDVLETHWSVRVNEKTHNFWAFKKFIHRLACVCEEYGISLEAESEAWTSQTCPECGDHGETVRHGYTLTCPCGFEGHADLTASETFLRENSETEVRPMARPVRFEWDDHEWSGKPHPHESLKEVRTNPQVASVGR comes from the coding sequence ATGAAGCGCGTCAACACCTTCGAGGTCGTCCCCCAGACCGAGAACGACAAAGAGTGCCTCCTACGGCTACTCGACGCCTCCGCCTCTCTGTGGAATGAACTCACCTACGAACGTCGTCAGAACTACTTCGGTAACGGCGACGTGTGGGACACCTCCGAGTACCGTGGACAGTACAACGGTGTCGTCGGAAGCGCAACCGGTCAACAGGTCACGCGCAAGAACAGCGAAGCGTGGCGGTCGTTCTTCGCCCTCAAGGAGAAAGGCGAATACGCCAACCCACCGTCGTACTGGGGCAACGAGGAAGACGGACGCGAACTCCGAACCTACATCCGATGCAACCAGTACACGATTCAGTGGGGCAAGCGTAGTCGTCTCGAAATCCCTGTCGGGCAAGAACTGAAAGACGAATACGGACTCGGCTACCACGAACGACTCCGCCTCGAAGTCCGAGGCAACCCGAAGTGGGACGGCAGACGGGGTCGTCTGGAACTTGAGTACGACGAGGTTAGCGACACGTTCAGGGCTTTTCAACCAGTCACCGTACCTGATTCTCGACTGGATTCACCACTGGCTTCCGAAGAAGCCGCCCTCGACGTTGGAGCGAACAACCTCGTCGCCTGTTCCACGACCACTGGGAACCAGTACCTCTACGACGGACGCGAGTTGTTCGGACGGTTCCGCGAGACGACCGACGAAATCGCCTGCCTACAGTCGAAATTGCCCGAGAGACGAAGTCTCTCGGAATCACGGAAGACGGAGTCTTCCGGACGACTCCGCGAGGGACGCTACAGTTCCAAGCGAATTCGACGGCTGTACCGACAGCGGACGAAGCGCCGTGACCACGCACAGAACGCGCTGTTGCGCGACCTCGTTGAACGGTTGTACGACGAGGGCGTGGCGACGGTGTACGTGGGCGATTTGACCGACGTGCTGGAAACGCATTGGTCGGTCAGGGTGAACGAAAAGACGCACAACTTCTGGGCGTTCAAGAAGTTCATCCACCGTCTCGCGTGCGTCTGTGAGGAATACGGCATCAGCCTCGAAGCCGAGTCGGAAGCGTGGACGAGTCAGACGTGTCCCGAATGTGGCGACCACGGGGAGACGGTTCGCCACGGATATACGCTGACGTGTCCATGCGGATTCGAGGGACACGCCGACCTCACGGCATCAGAGACGTTCCTTCGAGAAAACAGCGAGACGGAAGTCAGGCCGATGGCACGGCCCGTGCGATTCGAGTGGGACGACCACGAGTGGTCGGGGAAACCACACCCTCACGAAAGTCTCAAAGAAGTGCGCACAAACCCGCAAGTTGCCTCCGTGGGTCGGTAG
- the tnpA gene encoding IS200/IS605 family transposase, with amino-acid sequence MVKSTRHAKYELYYHIVFVPKHRCSHLTGKTKERLEAIFAEICEDKGLELAESEVMPDHVHLFIGSPPKNAPSLIVNWVKGISARKYNQRYDDRVKWTRSYYVGTAESASKGAVEQYIAEQEGGDE; translated from the coding sequence ATGGTGAAGAGTACCCGTCACGCGAAATATGAACTCTACTACCACATAGTGTTCGTGCCGAAGCATCGGTGTTCACACTTGACGGGGAAGACGAAAGAGCGTCTCGAAGCCATCTTCGCGGAAATCTGTGAAGACAAAGGCCTCGAACTGGCCGAGTCCGAGGTCATGCCCGACCACGTACACCTGTTCATCGGGAGTCCACCGAAGAACGCCCCGTCACTCATCGTCAACTGGGTCAAGGGCATCTCCGCCCGCAAGTACAATCAGCGGTACGACGACCGTGTGAAGTGGACTCGTTCGTACTACGTCGGAACAGCGGAAAGCGCCTCAAAAGGCGCCGTCGAACAATACATCGCTGAACAGGAAGGTGGCGACGAATGA
- a CDS encoding ABC transporter substrate-binding protein gives MTRDTMSQGNRRQFLRGAVVGGAAGLTGLAGCIQSSGDGNGDGNGNGNGNGNGNGNGNGGASGTVPLAVLEPFTGPFSALAEERHRGTELAIQQINESDEYEFEFEYEEYDTQLDSESAIQEANNAVQSQGAEFFTGCISSSVALAMNEFAQDNEVLYTPGAADVSITGENCNEWVFRFETSTAQIAEVMSQWMAEEMGDQLFYHIADYAYGNSVHNEIGTRMENLSDGYEGVGITRSDPGSTDFASFITQISDASDEADALVVGMTGADLATFLTQAKDRGLHDEIPIVTTTGSFRAVMSGAGEGAYGIYSGTRYVPTIETGDNQTFVSDYQDAYDGDLPDNFSRVGYESIRMVANGIQEAGSTDPADVKDTLPGMEHETIFGPVEFRECDHQATNPVWMAECVEPEEGDIADVNLLEGWELDGEEAAPDCESTGCSL, from the coding sequence GTGACTCGAGATACCATGAGCCAGGGGAACAGGCGGCAATTTCTCAGGGGTGCAGTCGTCGGCGGGGCGGCCGGACTGACCGGACTCGCCGGGTGTATTCAATCGTCAGGTGACGGAAATGGGGATGGGAACGGCAACGGGAATGGAAACGGCAACGGTAACGGAAACGGCAATGGCGGCGCGAGTGGAACCGTCCCACTCGCCGTCCTCGAGCCGTTCACGGGGCCGTTCAGCGCGCTAGCCGAAGAACGCCACCGAGGAACGGAACTGGCCATCCAGCAGATAAACGAGAGCGACGAGTACGAGTTCGAATTCGAGTACGAGGAGTACGACACCCAGCTCGACTCCGAGTCCGCGATCCAGGAGGCGAACAACGCCGTCCAGTCCCAGGGCGCGGAGTTCTTCACCGGGTGCATCTCGAGTTCGGTTGCGCTGGCGATGAACGAGTTCGCCCAGGACAACGAGGTACTGTACACGCCGGGGGCGGCCGACGTCTCCATCACCGGGGAGAACTGCAACGAGTGGGTGTTCCGGTTCGAGACGAGCACTGCCCAGATCGCGGAGGTCATGTCGCAGTGGATGGCCGAGGAGATGGGCGACCAGCTGTTCTACCACATTGCCGACTACGCCTACGGCAATTCCGTCCACAACGAGATCGGCACGCGGATGGAGAACCTCAGCGATGGGTACGAGGGAGTCGGCATCACCCGCTCGGACCCCGGTTCGACGGACTTCGCCTCGTTCATCACGCAGATTTCGGACGCCAGCGACGAGGCGGATGCGCTCGTCGTTGGGATGACCGGCGCGGATCTGGCGACGTTCCTCACGCAGGCGAAAGATCGGGGACTGCACGACGAAATTCCGATCGTGACGACGACCGGATCGTTCCGGGCCGTGATGTCCGGTGCGGGCGAGGGTGCCTACGGCATCTACAGCGGGACCCGGTACGTTCCGACGATCGAGACCGGCGACAACCAGACGTTCGTCAGCGACTACCAGGACGCCTACGACGGCGACCTCCCGGACAACTTTTCGCGTGTCGGCTACGAATCGATCCGGATGGTCGCGAACGGCATTCAGGAGGCCGGTTCGACCGACCCTGCCGACGTCAAAGACACCCTGCCTGGTATGGAACACGAGACGATTTTCGGTCCCGTCGAGTTCCGGGAGTGCGATCATCAGGCGACGAACCCGGTCTGGATGGCCGAGTGCGTCGAACCCGAAGAGGGGGACATCGCGGACGTGAACCTCCTCGAGGGGTGGGAACTCGACGGCGAGGAAGCTGCCCCCGACTGTGAATCGACGGGTTGTTCACTCTGA